The Lycium ferocissimum isolate CSIRO_LF1 chromosome 8, AGI_CSIRO_Lferr_CH_V1, whole genome shotgun sequence DNA segment atagagaggttttaCATAACCAAGAAACTACTCCcttcatctcaatttatgtgacaccatTTGATTtgacacagagtttaagaaagaaaaaaaaactttgaaacGTGTGGTCCAAAAGAAGCCTTATAAATATGTGtgattataaatcatctcataaagttaaattgtttctaaatatagaaaagtgcattctttttgagacagataaaaaagaaaatggtgccacataaattaggacagagggGGTACTAAAGAGCTACATCTTTTTCTAGgtatttattaaaagaaaattaataaaaatacatttttactTCCTAAGAAtaaataggtttttttttttttttttttttttttaagatttgtGCCCAAGTTAAAAACATCACTTGTGAAATGCAGAGAGTATTAAATTCGAGTAAATATATTTACAAGCTCACACATTCAATGGTGCTGGACCATATAATAAAACTTAGACCCACTAGTATCAGATCAAGTCCCTCGAAAATATCTGCCTCTAACCTGGAAAGAACTGACACATATTAGATAAacatcaattaaaataaatcataaaaatcAACACACACTTAACTACTGTTACATAATTCCAGAATATTCTACAACTTTCTGTAACCTTCTTTTCCCCTTATATCTTCAGTTCCCTGCAACTATTGAATCTTCATTacaatttttcttccaaaaaattttcAGTCTAAAAATCTCCTTCAACTTAATGGCTTCAGAATCAGGTGCTACTGATGCATCATCATTCATAGAAAATTTGATGAATTCAAGAAACAGAGACATTTCTTTGTTTTTACCTTTGATCTTAGGCCTAAACAacaattcatcaaattcatcaactcAAGTTCAAGATTCATCCAACCCAAATCAAGAAACACAAGAACAAACAACCCcaaatgattttcttgatcGTATAATCCTTGTAAACCCCTTAACTCAAAGCATGTTTGTTATAGAAACCCCTTCTTCTTTAACTTTTGATTCTTTTTTCAATGAATTAATGACCAAAGGAGGTCAACCACCAGCTTCAAAAGCATCAATTGAGGCACTGCCACGTGTCGagatttgtgaagaagaaga contains these protein-coding regions:
- the LOC132066821 gene encoding E3 ubiquitin-protein ligase MPSR1-like; the protein is MASESGATDASSFIENLMNSRNRDISLFLPLILGLNNNSSNSSTQVQDSSNPNQETQEQTTPNDFLDRIILVNPLTQSMFVIETPSSLTFDSFFNELMTKGGQPPASKASIEALPRVEICEEEEKIECVVCLDELGVGDVAKEMPCKHRFHGDCVEKWLKIHGSCPICRYKMPEENGDLNNKSENRRTRREIWMSFSLGNNNQTVTVNSSSENEHDHAPEV